ACAGCCGCCTACGCACTGACAGGAAGCTTCGCAGAAAAAGCTTACAAAGAAGCCAGCTTTATCGGACGTACTCACATCATCACAAGCTCACGTGATAACGGATGGCGTCATGTACCTGATCTCACTGAATCTGATCTCCCTAGTAGCCCTGCCTATGTTCACATTACGACTAACAATACAATCGAGGGCTCCTGCTATAAGCGGATACCTGATCTCGGCTCCTCTGCCTTGGTTGGAGATATGACCAGTGATCTACTCAGCCGTAAGCTTGATTTGAGCAAATTTTCCCTGCTTTATGCCGGAGCACAAAAGAATTTGGGGCCGGCAGGCGTGACCGCGGTCATTGTTCGAGATGATTTTCTCAAACAAGCCTCCAACGATATACCCACTATTTTTCGCTATACAACCTTTGCTCAAAATAAATCGCTTTATAATACTCCTCCAGTTCATTCCATCTACATGATGAATCTTGTCTTGAAATGGTTCATACGGCAAGGCGGGATCACGAAGCTGGAGCAGCTCAACCAACAAAAAGCCGAACTGCTATATCGTGTCATCGATGAAAGCGGGGGCTTCTATAAAGGAATCATTGATCCTCCGTATCGTTCCCATATGAATATCACCTGGACAATGAGGAATGAAGCTGCAGAAAAAAATTTTATCCGTGAGAGCATGGAACATGGATTTGAGGGTCTGGCCGGGCACCTGCAGCGTAGGTGGACTTAGAGCTTCTGCCTACAATGCAGTTCCTTTGGAAGCTTGCCGCGCTCTAGCGGACTTTATGGTCCATTTTCAGAAGAAGTATGAATAAAAGTTTAGGCTAAGAATCGATTCGATTCTACCCATTTACGAGCATTTACGAGCTCCGCAGTCGTTTTGACAAGATGTTCACTTCATCCTAGAATGATGTCAAACGAGTTTATTTGGAAATGAGGCATCCCTAGTATGAGCACTGAAATAATAAAAAAGCTGCGCTTGGCTGACCGCTCAAGAGCATTAATTCTGAATGCACCGGACGGGTATATCGATAATCTAAGACTTCTGATCGAGGATGTTCCGCTGACTAAGGAACAGCAAGGTAACGAAGGGTACGATTTCGTTCAGCTTTTCGTCAACAATATTGACGAGTGGAGCCAGTGGATCGGATCCGCGGCAAGAGCCGTTGTGCGAGACGGCCTCTTTTGGATCTGCTACCCCAAAGGAACCAGCAAAGTCAAGAGTGATCTGAATCGCGATATTCTATGGCAGCACATGTCACCTCATCATTTCACAGGCATATCCCTGGTATCCCTTGACGATACATGGTCAGCCATGCGGTTCCGCCCCAGCGATCTCGTACCGGCAGACAGCCGCGCTCGAGCGGAGCAGCGCCAAGCAGCACAGGGCAGCTCGGTATCTCAGAGCAAAAGCGCTGACAAAACTGTCACTGTTCCCGGCGATTTGGCCACCGCTTTTCAAGCGAATCCGGAAGCTGCCGCCTTCTACGAAGGGCTCGCATATTCCCATCGTAAGGAGTATGTCCGCTGGATTACGGATGCCAAAAGGGCTGAGACGCGGCAAGGACGGATCGAAAAAACGCTCGACAAGCTGTCGCGGGGCATAAAAAAATCCAACTATAAAAGAATAGCTGCAAACAGCAAGTAGAGAAACATGAAAAACATATCCATCAACGTGAAAAGTCCCGGAAGAGGCATCCTGCCAGTCTTCCGGGACTTTATTTGTAGATCTATATATAACCAGCCGGCTATTACTTGCCAAGCTGATGAATCGGATGTCCAAGTGCGCCTTCTGCTGCATCCATAACCATTTCAGTGAGTGTCGGATGGGCGTGGATCGTAAGCGCGATGTCTTCCAAGTTGGCCGCCATCTCGATTGCAAGCGCGAGCTCGCCGATCAAGTTAGAAGCTTCTGGA
This genomic window from Paenibacillus hexagrammi contains:
- the serC gene encoding 3-phosphoserine/phosphohydroxythreonine transaminase, giving the protein MTTRLYNFNPGPAALPLEVLEEAKEQFVYYGGKGISLLEMSHRSRDVEQLNEETQQLLLRALDLEGGNYHVLFMGGGASTQFALLPLNFLKPNETAAYALTGSFAEKAYKEASFIGRTHIITSSRDNGWRHVPDLTESDLPSSPAYVHITTNNTIEGSCYKRIPDLGSSALVGDMTSDLLSRKLDLSKFSLLYAGAQKNLGPAGVTAVIVRDDFLKQASNDIPTIFRYTTFAQNKSLYNTPPVHSIYMMNLVLKWFIRQGGITKLEQLNQQKAELLYRVIDESGGFYKGIIDPPYRSHMNITWTMRNEAAEKNFIRESMEHGFEGLAGHLQRRWT
- a CDS encoding YdeI/OmpD-associated family protein, with the protein product MSTEIIKKLRLADRSRALILNAPDGYIDNLRLLIEDVPLTKEQQGNEGYDFVQLFVNNIDEWSQWIGSAARAVVRDGLFWICYPKGTSKVKSDLNRDILWQHMSPHHFTGISLVSLDDTWSAMRFRPSDLVPADSRARAEQRQAAQGSSVSQSKSADKTVTVPGDLATAFQANPEAAAFYEGLAYSHRKEYVRWITDAKRAETRQGRIEKTLDKLSRGIKKSNYKRIAANSK